One window of the Paenibacillus beijingensis genome contains the following:
- a CDS encoding alpha-amylase: MERNHTMMQFFEWYVEADGNHWNRLKERAPELKQRGIDSVWIPPVTKSQSTDDNGYGIYDLYDLGEFDQKGAVRTKYGTKQELIEAINVCHEHGIAVYVDLVMNHKAGADETETFHVIEVNGENRTEEISEPIEIEGWTKFTFPGRGDAYSSFKWNFEHFNGTDYDAGKERMGIYRIIGDNKQWNENVDDRFGNYDYLMFANIDYNHPEVRDEMIKWGKWIAETLSCDGFRLDAIKHIDYNFIRSFADEVKKERGDGFYIVGEFWNSELPDSLNFLDDIDSVIDIFDVPLHYKFQAVSRAGREFNLSTIFDGTLVKERPLQAVTIVDNHDTQPGEALESWVEDWFKQSAYALILLRKDGYPVVFYGDYYGIGGKEPIEGKKAAIDPLLYARYYKAYGEQEDYFDHANIIGWVRRGVPEFERSGCAVVISNGDDGEKRMFVGKERAGEVWVDLTQTRKERITIGEDGFASFPVQSGSVSVWALPEFDVTG; the protein is encoded by the coding sequence ATGGAAAGAAACCATACGATGATGCAATTTTTTGAATGGTATGTGGAAGCGGACGGCAACCACTGGAACCGTCTGAAAGAACGGGCACCTGAGCTGAAGCAGCGCGGCATCGATTCCGTATGGATCCCTCCCGTCACCAAGAGCCAATCGACAGACGACAACGGGTACGGCATTTATGACCTGTACGATTTGGGCGAATTCGATCAGAAAGGCGCGGTCCGTACCAAGTACGGCACCAAGCAGGAGCTGATCGAAGCGATCAACGTCTGTCACGAGCATGGCATCGCCGTTTATGTGGATCTGGTTATGAACCACAAAGCGGGCGCGGATGAAACGGAAACGTTCCATGTTATTGAAGTGAACGGGGAAAACCGGACCGAGGAAATATCGGAGCCGATCGAAATTGAAGGCTGGACCAAATTCACCTTTCCGGGTCGGGGAGACGCTTACTCGTCCTTTAAATGGAACTTCGAGCATTTCAACGGTACCGATTATGATGCCGGAAAAGAGCGGATGGGCATTTATCGCATTATTGGCGATAACAAACAGTGGAACGAAAATGTGGATGACCGGTTCGGCAATTACGATTACCTCATGTTTGCCAATATCGATTATAACCATCCCGAAGTCCGCGACGAAATGATCAAATGGGGAAAATGGATCGCCGAAACGTTAAGCTGCGACGGCTTCCGTCTTGACGCCATCAAACATATCGACTATAACTTCATCCGCTCGTTTGCGGATGAAGTGAAGAAAGAGCGCGGAGACGGGTTCTACATAGTCGGTGAATTCTGGAATTCCGAGCTGCCGGACTCGTTGAATTTCCTGGATGACATCGACAGCGTCATCGATATTTTCGACGTGCCGCTTCATTACAAGTTCCAGGCCGTTTCCCGGGCCGGAAGAGAATTTAACCTGTCGACGATCTTTGACGGTACGCTCGTGAAAGAGCGCCCCCTGCAGGCAGTAACCATTGTCGATAACCACGATACACAGCCGGGAGAGGCGCTGGAATCTTGGGTGGAGGACTGGTTTAAGCAGTCCGCTTACGCGCTTATTCTGCTCCGCAAGGACGGCTATCCGGTCGTGTTTTACGGCGATTATTACGGTATCGGCGGAAAAGAGCCAATCGAAGGCAAAAAAGCGGCGATCGACCCGCTCTTGTATGCTCGCTATTATAAGGCATACGGTGAGCAGGAAGATTACTTCGATCATGCCAATATCATCGGATGGGTGCGTCGCGGCGTTCCCGAATTCGAGCGTTCCGGCTGCGCGGTCGTCATCTCTAACGGCGACGACGGAGAGAAGCGGATGTTTGTCGGCAAGGAGCGGGCCGGAGAAGTTTGGGTCGACCTGACGCAAACAAGGAAAGAGCGGATCACGATCGGAGAAGACGGTTTCGCCTCTTTTCCGGTTCAAAGCGGCAGCGTATCGGTCTGGGCGCTTCCTGAGTTTGATGTGACGGGATAA
- the glpK gene encoding glycerol kinase GlpK: MDRYILALDQGTTSSRAVLFNRQAEAVFTAQKEFPQYFPQPGWVEQNADEIWSSILSVIASCLSESGVEPQQIAGIGITNQRETTVVWDKTTGRPVYNAIVWQSRQTFDICEELKSQGLGDLFRSKTGLLIDSYFSGTKVKWILDHVDGAREKAERGDLLFGTIDSWLIWKLSGGSVHVTDYSNASRTLMYNIYDLCWDDELLALLGVPKTMLPEVRPSSGVYGRTVDYHFFGCGVPIAGAAGDQQAALFGQNCCERGMVKNTYGTGCFMLMNTGMKPVQSGHGLITTIAWGLQGNVSYALEGSVFVAGAAIQWLRDGLRLLHDSASSETYASRVDSTDGVYVVPAFVGLGSPYWDSEVRGAMFGLTRGTSKEHVVRATLESLAYQTRDVLEAMAQDAGFNIPKLRVDGGAARNNFLLSFQADIAGLPVERPASIETTALGAAYLAGLAVGFWQDTNEIAGLNPAERTFLPSMPEERREELYRGWQKAVRAAIAFK, from the coding sequence GTGGACCGCTATATATTGGCATTGGATCAGGGGACGACGAGCTCCCGGGCGGTATTGTTCAACCGGCAGGCGGAGGCGGTGTTCACCGCTCAAAAAGAATTTCCGCAATATTTTCCGCAGCCGGGATGGGTCGAGCAAAATGCGGATGAAATTTGGAGCTCCATTCTGAGTGTCATCGCCTCATGCCTGTCGGAATCGGGTGTGGAGCCGCAGCAAATCGCCGGCATCGGCATTACGAACCAGCGCGAAACGACGGTCGTCTGGGACAAAACGACGGGCCGTCCCGTCTACAACGCGATCGTATGGCAATCCCGGCAGACGTTCGATATATGCGAGGAGCTCAAGTCTCAAGGGCTGGGCGATTTATTCCGCTCCAAAACGGGGCTGCTGATCGATTCTTATTTTTCCGGCACGAAAGTGAAGTGGATTCTCGATCACGTCGACGGCGCGCGGGAAAAAGCGGAGCGCGGCGACCTGCTGTTCGGCACGATCGACAGCTGGCTCATCTGGAAGCTGTCCGGCGGCAGCGTGCACGTCACCGATTATTCCAACGCGTCCCGGACGCTCATGTACAACATTTACGATTTGTGTTGGGATGACGAGCTGCTTGCCCTGCTCGGCGTTCCGAAAACGATGCTGCCCGAGGTCCGCCCGTCGTCCGGCGTTTACGGCAGGACGGTAGACTATCACTTTTTCGGCTGCGGGGTGCCGATCGCCGGGGCTGCGGGCGACCAGCAAGCCGCACTGTTCGGTCAGAACTGCTGCGAGCGGGGCATGGTCAAAAACACGTACGGAACAGGCTGCTTCATGCTGATGAATACAGGCATGAAGCCGGTCCAATCGGGACACGGTCTTATCACGACGATCGCCTGGGGCCTCCAAGGGAACGTGTCTTACGCGCTCGAAGGCAGCGTGTTCGTGGCGGGAGCGGCGATCCAGTGGCTCCGCGACGGACTGCGGCTGCTCCACGATTCGGCGTCCAGCGAGACGTACGCCTCGCGGGTCGATTCGACGGACGGCGTCTACGTCGTCCCCGCCTTCGTCGGGCTCGGAAGCCCGTATTGGGACAGCGAGGTGCGCGGCGCGATGTTCGGGCTGACGCGCGGCACAAGCAAGGAGCACGTCGTGCGGGCGACGCTCGAGTCGCTCGCCTACCAGACGCGCGACGTGCTGGAGGCGATGGCGCAGGACGCCGGTTTCAACATTCCGAAGCTGCGTGTCGATGGAGGCGCGGCCCGCAACAACTTTCTGCTGTCGTTTCAGGCCGACATCGCCGGCTTGCCGGTCGAACGTCCGGCGAGCATCGAGACGACGGCGCTCGGAGCAGCCTATTTAGCGGGCCTGGCCGTCGGCTTTTGGCAGGATACGAACGAGATTGCGGGGCTCAATCCGGCCGAGCGGACATTCCTTCCTTCGATGCCGGAAGAGCGCCGGGAAGAGCTCTACCGCGGCTGGCAAAAGGCGGTTCGGGCGGCGATCGCATTTAAATAG
- a CDS encoding cupin domain-containing protein encodes MEKPMPEIRTYRFEDDDVIPNNPQLPVVVYIGAMAERPGEMESVFNRNNWRNSWINGVFGYHHYHSNAHEVLGVVSGSAVLQLGGDEGEKIGVHGGDVLVLPAGTGHKRLTSSVDFSVAGAYPDGMDYNLNTGAAGERPRALEEIARVPLPETDPLYGEDGPLLNIWKR; translated from the coding sequence ATGGAAAAACCGATGCCTGAGATCCGCACATATCGATTCGAGGATGACGATGTCATACCTAATAATCCGCAGCTGCCGGTCGTCGTCTATATCGGAGCGATGGCGGAGAGACCGGGCGAAATGGAGTCTGTCTTTAACCGCAACAACTGGCGCAACAGCTGGATCAACGGCGTATTCGGCTACCACCATTATCACAGCAACGCGCACGAGGTGCTCGGCGTCGTCAGCGGATCGGCCGTTCTTCAGCTTGGCGGTGACGAGGGGGAGAAAATCGGGGTTCATGGAGGCGATGTCCTCGTGCTGCCTGCCGGAACGGGGCACAAGCGGCTCACCTCCAGCGTGGATTTCAGCGTTGCGGGCGCTTATCCGGACGGAATGGACTACAATCTGAACACGGGAGCAGCCGGCGAGCGTCCCCGCGCCCTTGAAGAAATCGCCCGCGTTCCGCTTCCGGAGACGGATCCTTTATATGGCGAGGACGGACCGCTACTTAACATTTGGAAGCGGTAA
- a CDS encoding 3-ketoacyl-ACP reductase, translated as MTLKGKSAIITGAGKGIGKAAAIALAKEGVNLGLLARSESDLAALQQELQSSYGIKAYYATADVADAEQVGQAIASLTGQLGAVDILINNAGIATFGTLLEMDPAEWERIVRVNLMGTYYVTRATLPHLLERGEGSIINVSSTAGERGFATGSAYNASKFGVMGLTEALMQEVRKSNIRVTALTPSTTATDLAVNAGLKIGDEDRMMQPEDVAELIVFTLKLPQRVQLKTAGIWTTNPQ; from the coding sequence ATGACACTAAAAGGTAAATCAGCCATTATTACCGGCGCGGGAAAAGGAATCGGCAAAGCGGCCGCCATCGCGCTTGCGAAGGAAGGCGTCAATCTGGGGCTGCTGGCACGCAGCGAATCGGATCTGGCCGCGCTGCAGCAGGAGCTGCAAAGCAGCTACGGAATTAAAGCGTACTATGCGACAGCGGATGTAGCGGATGCCGAGCAAGTGGGACAAGCGATCGCCTCGCTGACCGGGCAGCTTGGCGCTGTCGACATTTTGATCAATAATGCGGGCATCGCAACTTTCGGCACGCTGCTCGAAATGGACCCGGCCGAATGGGAGCGGATTGTCCGCGTCAACCTGATGGGTACATACTATGTGACGCGCGCAACGCTTCCTCACTTGCTGGAGCGCGGCGAAGGAAGCATTATTAACGTCTCCTCCACGGCAGGCGAGCGCGGCTTCGCGACCGGCTCCGCCTATAACGCGTCCAAATTCGGCGTGATGGGCCTGACCGAAGCGCTCATGCAGGAAGTGCGCAAGTCCAACATCCGCGTCACCGCGCTGACGCCAAGCACGACCGCAACCGATCTGGCCGTCAACGCCGGCCTCAAGATCGGGGACGAGGACCGCATGATGCAGCCGGAAGACGTCGCCGAGCTCATCGTATTCACCTTGAAGCTGCCGCAGCGCGTCCAGCTGAAAACGGCAGGCATTTGGACGACGAATCCGCAGTAA
- a CDS encoding ATP-dependent DNA helicase: METIQIAVRTLAEYAYRSGSIESGFRTSGTLTAGTKAHQEIQKSYGEHDEKEVLLKAEIPFGGDLLFALEGRCDGLLTENGRTVIDEIKSTASELGRIEENTYPVHWGQACCYAYMYMLTRLTPGHCELNDAGLMITVQLTYVQVNTGEAKRFRREMAFGELECLVADMLARYAPYTRLMLRHKAERDRSIRELPFPFDAYREGQRKLAAAVYRSIERGEGLFAKAPTGIGKTMSTLFPAVKAIGAGLLERIFYATARTTTRAAAEDALGRMASRGLKLHAVTITAKEKICFRETVSCRKEDCEFADGYYDRINEALLDLLGNETLMSRDVVERYARKHRVCPFEYSIDAAYAADAVVGDYNYAFDPRVSLKRMRDEHRKKTALLVDEAHNLPDRAREMVSAGLDKAAFLELQRAYKSANPALASAAKAVNARFIALRKQSAGGVSAESEAPLELLALAEAFASEAERELAARGGGVAEELLLETYFAVQHFISVGAMYDERYVTLTEVAGQAVSVKLRCLDPSEFIRQSAKSYRSRILFSATLAPLSFYMDALGAAEEDRSLTVPSPYGREQLHVWVAPLSTRYSDRERTGASLTRLLRVVTERRKGNYLVFFPSYAYMNIIAESFRMLTEESPGNAAHGSILVQRADMTEEERDAFLASFKAGDACARATEEKADSVIGFAVMGGAFSEGIDLVGDRLNGVVVVGVGLPQINAERDLIKDYEERAGRNGFEYAYVYPGMNKVLQAGGRLIRSERDTGLLVLVDDRYLQPRYRKLLPEEWRDFRVVEGKITDGVTW; encoded by the coding sequence GTGGAAACGATACAGATCGCCGTTCGAACGCTTGCGGAATATGCGTACCGCAGCGGCAGCATCGAGTCCGGATTCCGGACGTCCGGCACGCTTACGGCGGGTACGAAAGCCCATCAGGAAATCCAGAAGAGTTATGGCGAGCATGATGAAAAAGAGGTCCTGCTCAAAGCGGAAATACCTTTCGGCGGTGATCTGCTGTTTGCGCTTGAAGGACGGTGCGACGGTCTGCTCACAGAAAATGGGCGGACAGTGATCGACGAAATCAAGTCGACGGCATCTGAGCTCGGCCGAATCGAGGAGAACACGTATCCCGTTCATTGGGGGCAGGCATGCTGCTACGCGTACATGTATATGTTGACCCGTCTCACGCCGGGGCATTGCGAGTTAAACGATGCGGGCTTGATGATCACCGTTCAGCTGACGTATGTACAGGTGAACACGGGAGAGGCGAAGCGGTTTCGCAGGGAGATGGCGTTCGGCGAACTGGAATGTCTCGTTGCGGACATGCTAGCGCGGTATGCGCCGTACACCCGGTTGATGCTGCGGCATAAGGCGGAAAGGGACCGGAGCATCCGCGAGCTGCCGTTTCCGTTCGACGCCTACCGCGAAGGGCAGCGAAAGCTGGCGGCCGCCGTCTACCGTTCCATCGAACGGGGAGAAGGGCTGTTCGCCAAAGCGCCGACCGGCATCGGCAAGACGATGTCGACGCTGTTCCCCGCCGTCAAGGCGATCGGGGCCGGACTGCTGGAGCGAATTTTTTATGCTACTGCGCGCACGACGACCCGGGCGGCTGCGGAGGATGCGCTCGGACGGATGGCGTCGCGCGGGCTGAAGCTGCATGCGGTTACGATTACGGCCAAGGAAAAAATCTGTTTCCGCGAAACGGTCAGCTGCCGCAAGGAGGACTGCGAGTTTGCGGACGGATATTACGACCGGATCAACGAAGCGCTGCTCGATTTGCTCGGGAATGAAACGTTAATGTCCCGCGACGTCGTGGAACGCTACGCCCGCAAGCATCGGGTATGCCCGTTTGAATATTCGATTGATGCCGCTTACGCTGCCGACGCCGTTGTCGGCGACTATAATTACGCCTTCGATCCGCGCGTCTCGCTCAAACGGATGCGGGACGAGCACCGGAAAAAGACGGCTCTGCTCGTCGATGAGGCTCACAACCTGCCCGACCGGGCAAGGGAAATGGTGTCGGCGGGGCTGGACAAAGCCGCTTTTCTCGAATTGCAGCGGGCGTACAAATCGGCCAATCCCGCTTTGGCCTCGGCGGCGAAGGCGGTGAATGCCCGCTTTATCGCGCTGCGCAAACAAAGCGCCGGCGGCGTTTCGGCGGAGTCCGAGGCGCCGCTTGAGCTGCTCGCGCTGGCGGAGGCTTTCGCCTCCGAAGCGGAGCGGGAGCTGGCGGCGCGCGGAGGAGGCGTGGCCGAAGAGCTGCTGCTGGAGACGTATTTTGCGGTGCAGCATTTCATCTCGGTCGGCGCGATGTACGACGAGCGGTACGTAACGTTGACGGAGGTTGCCGGACAGGCGGTTTCCGTGAAGCTGCGCTGTCTGGATCCGTCCGAATTTATCCGGCAGAGCGCCAAAAGCTACCGGTCGCGCATTTTGTTTTCCGCTACGCTGGCGCCGCTCTCGTTTTATATGGACGCGCTCGGGGCCGCCGAGGAGGACCGTTCGCTGACGGTGCCGTCTCCTTATGGACGGGAGCAGCTGCACGTTTGGGTCGCCCCTTTATCCACCCGATACAGCGACCGCGAACGGACTGGCGCATCGCTGACGCGGCTGCTGCGCGTGGTAACGGAGCGGCGGAAGGGCAATTACCTCGTCTTTTTTCCTTCGTATGCCTATATGAACATTATCGCGGAGTCGTTCCGGATGCTGACGGAGGAATCGCCTGGGAATGCTGCGCATGGAAGCATCCTCGTTCAGAGGGCCGATATGACGGAGGAGGAGCGCGATGCGTTTCTCGCTTCGTTCAAGGCGGGAGACGCTTGTGCCCGGGCAACGGAGGAAAAGGCTGACTCGGTCATCGGATTTGCCGTGATGGGCGGGGCGTTCTCGGAAGGAATCGATCTGGTGGGCGACCGATTGAACGGTGTTGTCGTGGTAGGAGTGGGGCTGCCGCAAATAAATGCCGAACGCGATCTGATCAAGGACTACGAAGAGCGCGCGGGAAGAAACGGGTTTGAATATGCGTATGTATACCCCGGCATGAACAAAGTGCTGCAGGCGGGCGGACGGCTCATCCGCTCGGAGCGCGATACCGGTCTGCTTGTACTCGTCGACGACCGGTATTTGCAGCCCCGATATCGGAAGCTGCTGCCGGAGGAATGGCGGGATTTTCGCGTCGTGGAAGGGAAAATCACGGATGGTGTTACTTGGTAA
- a CDS encoding glycerol-3-phosphate responsive antiterminator, with protein sequence MTEFSGQRILPAVKTVKQFEKLLGSRYEYGVFLDTHIAQLKNLYAMAAAKGKKMFLHADLVQGLKSDEYGTEYLCQEIRPYGIISTKSGVIQKARQKGVLAIQRIFLLDTMALEKSYALLEKTKPDYIEVLPGALPDMIGEVKARSGLPVFAGGLIRTVRDVDNAINAGAAAVTTSNEELFKIYAGGAGRGTQQ encoded by the coding sequence ATGACGGAATTCAGCGGGCAGCGGATTTTGCCTGCAGTCAAGACGGTGAAGCAGTTCGAAAAGCTGCTCGGCAGCCGGTATGAATACGGCGTATTTCTCGATACGCACATTGCCCAACTGAAGAACCTGTACGCCATGGCAGCCGCGAAGGGCAAAAAAATGTTTTTGCATGCCGACCTTGTGCAGGGGCTGAAATCGGACGAATACGGCACCGAGTATTTGTGCCAGGAAATCAGGCCTTACGGCATCATATCGACCAAGTCGGGCGTCATCCAGAAAGCCCGGCAAAAAGGGGTGCTGGCGATTCAGCGCATTTTTTTGCTTGATACGATGGCGCTGGAAAAAAGCTACGCGCTGCTCGAGAAAACAAAGCCGGATTATATCGAGGTGCTGCCAGGGGCTCTGCCGGACATGATCGGCGAAGTGAAGGCGCGGTCGGGTTTGCCGGTATTTGCCGGAGGCTTGATCCGGACGGTCCGCGATGTGGACAATGCGATTAATGCGGGCGCTGCGGCTGTCACCACCTCCAATGAAGAGCTGTTCAAGATTTACGCCGGCGGCGCCGGACGCGGGACGCAGCAGTAG
- a CDS encoding glycerol-3-phosphate dehydrogenase/oxidase yields the protein MRSRFSAMEREKCIKELQEELLDVLVIGGGITGAGIALDAAARGMKVAAVEMQDFAAGTSSRSTKLVHGGLRYLKQLQIGVVAEVGKERAIVYENGPHVTTPERMLLPIHAGGTFGTFSTSLGLKVYDYLAGVKRAERRVMLSAEQTLDKEPLLKRPGLKGGGYYVEYRTDDARLTIEVMKAAVSRGAIAVNYAMVSELIYKNGKAAGARIVDRLSGKEYAVYARCVVNAAGPWVDAVREMDRSRQGKVLQLTKGVHLVFDARRFPLRQAVYFDTPDKRMVFAIPRDGKTYVGTTDTVYKENLEHPRMTKADRAYILDAVNGMFPGLNLAASDVESSWAGVRPLIYEEGKDPSEISRKDEIWQSESGLLTIAGGKLTGYRKMAELVVDKVAERLQSQGYGTYRQSRTAALPISGGEVGGSAGFAQYAAEKTAEGEKRGLPLELARAWVLRYGSNVNRLFELYRAFGQSPEAALLPAEVGVPLQYAILEEMAVKPVDFFIRRTGAMFFDRAWVEQWIKPVTEAMAACLFWTKEQQERYLIELEDELRYAIVPADEVNRVSLPGKAISH from the coding sequence ATGAGATCACGGTTCTCCGCTATGGAGCGGGAAAAATGCATCAAGGAACTGCAAGAGGAACTGCTCGACGTGCTCGTCATCGGCGGGGGCATTACCGGCGCGGGCATCGCCCTGGACGCGGCGGCGCGGGGGATGAAGGTAGCGGCTGTCGAGATGCAGGATTTTGCGGCGGGCACATCGAGCCGTTCGACGAAGCTGGTGCACGGCGGCCTCCGTTATTTGAAGCAGCTGCAAATCGGCGTCGTGGCCGAAGTCGGCAAGGAGCGGGCGATCGTCTACGAGAACGGCCCGCATGTGACGACGCCGGAGCGGATGCTGCTGCCGATCCACGCGGGCGGGACGTTCGGCACATTTTCCACATCGCTCGGATTGAAGGTATATGACTATTTGGCGGGAGTGAAGCGCGCCGAGCGGCGCGTCATGCTGTCGGCGGAGCAGACGCTGGATAAGGAACCGCTGCTGAAGCGTCCCGGACTGAAGGGCGGCGGCTATTATGTGGAATACCGGACCGACGATGCGCGTCTCACGATCGAGGTGATGAAGGCGGCGGTGAGCCGGGGGGCAATAGCGGTCAATTACGCGATGGTTTCTGAGTTGATCTATAAAAACGGAAAAGCGGCCGGCGCGCGCATCGTCGACCGGCTGAGCGGCAAGGAATACGCGGTGTACGCGCGCTGTGTCGTCAATGCTGCCGGTCCGTGGGTCGACGCGGTCCGGGAGATGGACCGCTCCCGCCAGGGCAAAGTGCTGCAGCTGACGAAGGGCGTGCATCTGGTGTTCGATGCCAGGCGGTTTCCGCTGCGCCAGGCCGTCTATTTCGATACGCCCGACAAAAGGATGGTATTTGCGATTCCGCGCGACGGCAAAACGTATGTCGGCACGACCGACACCGTCTACAAGGAGAATCTGGAGCATCCCCGGATGACGAAGGCGGACCGCGCTTATATTCTGGATGCGGTCAACGGCATGTTTCCCGGGCTGAACCTTGCCGCATCCGATGTGGAATCAAGCTGGGCGGGCGTACGTCCGCTCATCTATGAGGAAGGCAAGGACCCGTCGGAAATATCGCGCAAGGACGAAATTTGGCAGTCCGAATCCGGGCTGCTCACGATCGCGGGCGGGAAGCTGACCGGCTACCGTAAAATGGCGGAGCTGGTAGTGGACAAAGTGGCCGAGAGGCTGCAAAGTCAAGGGTACGGGACGTACCGGCAAAGCCGGACGGCAGCGCTGCCGATTTCCGGCGGCGAAGTAGGCGGCTCCGCCGGTTTCGCGCAGTATGCGGCCGAGAAGACGGCGGAAGGCGAGAAGCGCGGCCTGCCCCTTGAGCTTGCGCGCGCGTGGGTGTTGAGGTACGGTTCCAACGTGAACCGGCTGTTCGAGCTGTACCGAGCGTTCGGCCAGTCGCCCGAAGCGGCTCTGCTGCCGGCTGAAGTGGGTGTGCCGCTCCAGTATGCGATTTTGGAAGAAATGGCGGTGAAGCCGGTCGATTTCTTCATCCGGCGCACAGGGGCGATGTTTTTCGACCGGGCGTGGGTGGAGCAATGGATAAAGCCGGTTACCGAGGCGATGGCGGCGTGCTTGTTCTGGACGAAAGAACAGCAGGAGCGCTATTTGATCGAGCTGGAAGACGAGCTGCGGTACGCGATTGTGCCTGCCGATGAGGTTAACCGCGTCAGCTTGCCGGGGAAGGCAATATCCCATTAA
- a CDS encoding phytoene desaturase family protein has protein sequence MKITIVGAGVGGLVTALLLRRQGHEVTLYEKESQVGGCIARESNGEFSIDQGPTIVLLPHLLREILRQAGIPDEAVELLPCDPLYDIYESDGTKWTKWRDPDKQATEIERCYRGGGSDFRRYMADMERIFDYGYEAFLSRTFVKKRAFLTLRNLAFLARSRAYRALKPFTASYFRDPRLQDAYSLQSLYIGGAPRKAPALYGLIPYSEHRHGIWYIKGGFRHLADVLEQACRDSGVTIRCSAPVTAIHVEKGVCKGVTVAGEAALCDAVVFNGDYPMLDGILQGWRGRKKKKFRPSSGTLLIYLGVDKRWEGVGAHQFFFPESMDYHMADLFQMGRLSVDPTFYVFNPAAIDSAAAPEGKSVLYVRVPVPASEEIDWDMAGEAVVSRVLDKAERILFPGLKQAIRWQKVRTPRDAARQGQYLGGSFGIAPILTQIGAFRPQVKPLGVERLYAVGASVHPGGGVPIVMQGARLLSETICKELGS, from the coding sequence ATGAAGATTACAATCGTTGGTGCCGGTGTGGGCGGTTTGGTAACGGCGCTTTTGCTGAGAAGGCAAGGGCATGAAGTGACCCTATACGAGAAGGAATCTCAGGTCGGCGGCTGTATCGCCCGTGAAAGCAACGGGGAATTTAGCATTGACCAAGGACCGACGATCGTGCTGCTGCCGCACCTGCTGCGGGAGATTTTGCGGCAGGCCGGCATTCCGGACGAGGCGGTGGAACTGCTTCCATGCGATCCGCTCTACGACATATACGAATCCGACGGAACCAAATGGACCAAATGGCGGGATCCCGATAAGCAGGCGACCGAGATCGAAAGGTGCTATCGCGGCGGCGGATCGGACTTCCGACGGTATATGGCCGATATGGAACGGATTTTCGATTACGGGTACGAAGCTTTTTTATCCCGCACGTTTGTGAAGAAGAGAGCTTTCCTCACGCTCCGTAATTTGGCCTTTCTGGCTCGTTCACGCGCTTACCGCGCACTTAAACCGTTTACAGCCTCTTATTTCCGCGACCCCCGCCTGCAGGACGCTTATTCGCTGCAGTCTCTATATATTGGCGGCGCCCCCCGCAAAGCTCCCGCTCTGTACGGACTCATTCCATACAGCGAGCACCGGCACGGCATCTGGTATATCAAAGGCGGGTTCCGCCACCTCGCCGATGTGCTGGAACAAGCGTGCCGCGACAGCGGCGTTACAATCCGATGTTCCGCTCCCGTCACCGCCATTCATGTGGAGAAGGGAGTTTGCAAAGGGGTTACGGTCGCAGGCGAAGCCGCTTTATGCGATGCAGTCGTCTTTAACGGCGATTATCCGATGCTGGACGGTATTTTGCAAGGATGGCGCGGCCGCAAAAAGAAAAAGTTCCGTCCGTCGTCGGGCACTCTGCTCATCTACCTGGGGGTGGACAAGCGGTGGGAAGGCGTGGGCGCTCATCAGTTCTTTTTCCCCGAATCGATGGATTATCATATGGCGGATCTGTTCCAGATGGGCCGTTTATCCGTTGATCCGACATTTTACGTGTTCAATCCGGCTGCGATTGACAGCGCAGCGGCGCCTGAAGGCAAAAGCGTGCTGTATGTGCGGGTGCCCGTACCGGCGTCGGAGGAGATCGACTGGGATATGGCGGGCGAAGCGGTCGTCAGCCGGGTGCTGGACAAAGCCGAGCGCATCCTGTTTCCCGGGCTGAAGCAGGCGATCCGGTGGCAGAAGGTGCGGACGCCGCGCGATGCGGCGCGGCAAGGGCAGTACCTGGGAGGAAGCTTCGGCATCGCGCCTATTTTGACGCAGATCGGTGCATTCCGGCCGCAGGTCAAGCCGCTTGGCGTGGAAAGGCTGTACGCGGTAGGAGCGTCGGTTCATCCCGGCGGCGGCGTGCCGATTGTAATGCAGGGGGCGCGTTTGCTGAGCGAAACGATTTGCAAAGAGCTTGGATCCTGA